Proteins encoded together in one Bacillota bacterium window:
- the minE gene encoding cell division topological specificity factor MinE, giving the protein MLEFLNRVFGKDPNTGSKSVAKERLRLVLVHDRVNVSPQLLEALKEDLIRVISEYMEIDQSALEVSFNNSDNSVALIANIPVLKMKRIFKN; this is encoded by the coding sequence TTGTTAGAGTTCTTAAATCGGGTGTTTGGAAAAGACCCCAATACCGGGAGCAAAAGCGTGGCCAAAGAACGACTACGACTGGTTTTGGTTCACGACCGGGTAAACGTATCACCCCAACTGCTGGAAGCCCTAAAAGAAGACTTGATCCGGGTGATCTCCGAGTACATGGAAATAGACCAATCGGCCCTGGAGGTTAGTTTCAATAATTCTGATAATTCGGTGGCCTTGATCGCCAATATTCCAGTATTGAAGATGAAGCGTATCTTTAAAAACTAG
- the minD gene encoding septum site-determining protein MinD produces the protein MGEVIVITSGKGGVGKTTTTANIGTALASFGRKVVLVDTDIGLRNLDVVMGLENRIVYDLVDVTSGVCRLKQALIKDKRFDGLYLLPAAQTKEKTAVSPKQMEELCEELKKEFDYVIIDCPAGIEQGFKNAIAGAQRAIVVTTPEVSAVRDADRIIGLLEAAELREPKLIVNRIRPKMVKKGDMMDIDDMIDILAIDLLGVVPEDETIVVSTNRGEPAVLDPNSRAGEAYRNISRRIMGEEIPLMNLDVDDGLVDKLMRFLGIRSSK, from the coding sequence ATGGGTGAAGTAATCGTCATCACTTCGGGTAAGGGGGGAGTAGGGAAAACTACTACCACAGCCAACATTGGGACGGCTCTGGCCAGTTTTGGCCGAAAGGTGGTTCTGGTGGATACGGATATTGGCCTGCGTAATCTGGACGTGGTTATGGGTCTGGAGAATCGAATTGTTTATGATCTGGTTGATGTCACCAGTGGGGTCTGCCGTTTAAAACAGGCATTAATTAAGGATAAGCGATTTGACGGGCTGTACTTGTTACCAGCCGCCCAGACCAAAGAGAAGACAGCAGTTAGTCCCAAGCAAATGGAAGAATTGTGTGAAGAACTCAAAAAGGAGTTCGATTATGTAATCATTGACTGTCCAGCCGGTATCGAGCAGGGTTTTAAGAATGCCATTGCCGGGGCACAGCGGGCGATCGTTGTCACGACCCCAGAAGTATCTGCTGTCCGTGACGCTGACCGGATCATTGGTCTGCTAGAAGCGGCTGAACTGCGCGAACCCAAGTTGATTGTCAATCGGATTCGACCTAAAATGGTCAAAAAAGGCGATATGATGGATATCGATGACATGATTGATATCCTGGCTATCGATCTTTTAGGCGTGGTTCCCGAAGATGAAACCATCGTTGTCTCGACCAACCGTGGTGAGCCAGCGGTACTCGATCCCAATTCTCGAGCCGGCGAAGCTTACCGCAACATTTCTCGGCGAATTATGGGTGAAGAAATTCCCTTAATGAACCTGGATGTGGACGATGGCCTGGTGGACAAATTGATGCGGTTTTTAGGTATTAGGAGCAGTAAGTAG
- the minC gene encoding septum site-determining protein MinC, whose protein sequence is MKKEEIILKGTKDGLLVCLNSQGKFADLKTKLRDRLRQADDFLTGASVTIDLGAQSLSEVELGELQQICSEFGLTLKRILGGPTGSARSLDGASSVEQSSNGRKNVAVKSASSAEKPQKAVKRRAKDAVKQTTPEVVTATDNPIDNRMGYRRDDLTDWMKEQEIANENTVLIQRTLRSGQSIQYPGNVVILGDVNPGAEVIASGNIVVMGCFRGVAHAGATGNEQAIVTAFRLKPTQLRIANHITRAPDGEYPEPDQPEIARIRDGMVVIEKY, encoded by the coding sequence ATGAAAAAAGAGGAGATAATACTTAAAGGAACTAAGGACGGTTTACTGGTTTGCCTGAACAGTCAAGGAAAATTTGCTGACCTGAAAACAAAATTGCGGGATAGGCTCCGGCAAGCTGACGACTTTCTAACAGGGGCGTCGGTGACCATTGACCTGGGGGCTCAGTCCTTGTCTGAAGTCGAACTGGGTGAACTGCAGCAAATCTGTTCGGAGTTTGGTCTAACATTGAAACGGATTCTGGGGGGACCAACTGGTTCAGCGCGTTCACTTGATGGCGCCAGTTCTGTTGAACAGAGTAGTAATGGCCGTAAAAACGTGGCAGTGAAATCTGCCTCTTCAGCGGAGAAGCCCCAGAAAGCAGTCAAGCGCCGGGCCAAGGACGCAGTGAAACAGACCACACCGGAAGTGGTTACCGCGACAGATAACCCGATTGATAACCGTATGGGATATCGCCGGGATGACCTCACGGACTGGATGAAGGAACAAGAAATCGCGAATGAGAATACGGTCTTGATTCAGCGAACACTGCGCTCTGGCCAGTCGATTCAGTATCCAGGGAATGTTGTTATTTTGGGTGATGTTAATCCGGGGGCAGAAGTAATTGCCAGTGGAAACATTGTGGTGATGGGATGTTTTCGGGGAGTAGCCCATGCTGGGGCTACGGGCAATGAGCAGGCGATAGTGACCGCGTTTCGCCTCAAGCCTACTCAATTAAGAATTGCAAACCATATCACTCGCGCTCCTGATGGCGAGTACCCGGAACCTGACCAGCCCGAGATTGCTCGGATTCGTGATGGCATGGTCGTAATCGAAAAGTACTAA
- the mrdA gene encoding penicillin-binding protein 2, producing the protein MITKQIEHRLKVYWIMVIIVFSVMLLRLAMLQLVQTSRWKMQSEDNRIRMIAVHAPRGEILDRNGQVLAKSRLVYTVYLTNLGTKEQEGVINRLVEVLQDPQITVDSIKEQLKSPKLRPYEPLVIKRNIDWQTMVRLEERRQELTGVYIDVEPVRYYPGTSAVGETLAGHLLGYVREISAKELEAMPDGEYQMGDMIGKDGLEKTYESYLRGKDGARQVEVDVKGRRVKDLPTLAAVPGNNLVLTLDAKLQETLEKSMDETLARVQKKYPKAKAGTAVVLDVKTGGVLAMVSRPTLNPNDFIGPIPQEKVDFYFRTKPPAILNRAIAASYPPGSTFKPITAMAAVDSKAVDPKTVLVNCTGKYWLPPYINCWGVHGRRDLYGGMAVSCNTYFQEAGRLAGVDNIVKVASEFGLGSKTGIDLPGEVKGLLPSPQWKQDLNSKLINDRYQKKFANLDATYQTALQQAATDAEKQKLLKQKEKERQALEAAYREEYRFYTEWKPYDTFNMSIGQGNNDYTIIQLANYVATLANGGKRMKPYLVDRVVAPDGKVIKQFEPTLLNKVSVTPETMAEVRRAMLAVTEPGGTAYWLFKDFPDNIKVAAKTGTAQTGRQGDDKLGDFHGVFVAFAPYDNPQIAFAGIIEYGYHGGESTGYLAKAVFEEYFGLKKDPAASLPKEVPPASVTGDEVPPTGGSPEQIPPGEVTPPVPPEEGDGTAQSSPTQPGQTNAPTSGGLPPAAPLPSVPPVNRERAP; encoded by the coding sequence ATGATTACCAAGCAGATCGAACATCGACTAAAAGTATACTGGATAATGGTTATCATCGTGTTCAGCGTGATGCTTTTGCGCCTGGCCATGTTACAACTTGTCCAGACCAGCCGGTGGAAAATGCAGTCGGAGGACAACCGCATCCGCATGATCGCGGTTCATGCCCCACGGGGTGAAATTCTCGACCGTAACGGCCAGGTTCTGGCCAAGAGTCGCCTGGTTTACACGGTATATTTGACTAACCTGGGGACCAAGGAGCAAGAAGGGGTCATTAACCGTCTGGTTGAGGTGCTGCAGGACCCGCAAATTACTGTGGATTCAATTAAGGAGCAGTTGAAAAGCCCTAAACTGCGACCGTATGAGCCGTTAGTAATTAAACGAAATATCGACTGGCAAACCATGGTCCGGCTTGAAGAACGCCGACAGGAATTGACCGGGGTCTATATTGATGTTGAACCAGTGCGTTATTACCCGGGAACGAGCGCGGTGGGAGAAACTCTGGCCGGTCACTTATTGGGCTACGTCCGGGAGATCAGTGCCAAAGAACTGGAGGCGATGCCCGATGGTGAATACCAGATGGGAGACATGATTGGCAAAGATGGGCTGGAAAAGACATATGAATCTTACCTGCGTGGAAAAGACGGGGCACGTCAGGTGGAAGTGGATGTAAAGGGTCGCCGAGTAAAAGATTTACCTACCCTGGCGGCGGTCCCTGGCAATAATCTGGTCTTGACCCTGGACGCAAAGCTGCAGGAAACCCTGGAGAAAAGCATGGATGAGACCCTGGCCCGGGTACAGAAAAAGTATCCTAAAGCCAAGGCGGGGACGGCAGTTGTGCTGGATGTCAAAACGGGTGGGGTCTTGGCCATGGTCAGCCGGCCGACGCTTAATCCCAATGATTTCATTGGTCCGATTCCGCAAGAGAAGGTTGACTTCTATTTTCGTACCAAACCACCGGCCATCTTAAACCGGGCCATCGCGGCCAGTTACCCGCCAGGTTCGACGTTTAAGCCTATTACTGCCATGGCGGCAGTTGATTCGAAAGCTGTTGACCCGAAAACGGTTTTGGTAAATTGTACGGGGAAGTACTGGTTACCGCCGTACATTAACTGTTGGGGGGTGCATGGACGACGTGACCTCTACGGAGGAATGGCCGTTTCGTGCAATACCTACTTCCAGGAAGCAGGCCGGCTGGCTGGTGTTGATAACATTGTCAAGGTGGCGTCGGAATTTGGCCTGGGCTCCAAAACCGGGATTGACCTGCCCGGGGAAGTCAAGGGACTATTACCCTCACCGCAGTGGAAACAGGACCTAAACAGTAAACTGATTAACGACCGGTACCAAAAGAAATTTGCCAACCTTGACGCTACTTACCAGACGGCTTTGCAACAAGCGGCCACGGATGCAGAAAAGCAAAAACTGCTCAAGCAAAAAGAAAAGGAACGGCAGGCCCTGGAAGCGGCCTATCGGGAAGAATACCGCTTCTATACCGAATGGAAGCCGTATGATACTTTTAACATGTCCATTGGTCAGGGAAACAATGACTACACGATCATTCAGCTGGCGAACTACGTGGCTACATTAGCCAACGGCGGGAAAAGGATGAAGCCCTACCTGGTGGACCGAGTAGTAGCTCCGGATGGGAAAGTGATCAAGCAGTTTGAGCCGACTCTGCTGAATAAGGTTTCCGTCACGCCAGAGACCATGGCTGAGGTGCGACGGGCCATGCTGGCGGTGACGGAGCCAGGAGGCACAGCCTACTGGTTGTTTAAGGATTTCCCTGATAACATAAAAGTGGCGGCCAAGACGGGTACTGCCCAGACCGGCCGACAGGGCGATGATAAACTGGGTGACTTCCATGGGGTGTTTGTGGCTTTCGCCCCGTACGACAACCCGCAGATTGCCTTTGCAGGGATTATCGAGTATGGATACCACGGGGGTGAGTCTACCGGTTATTTGGCTAAAGCCGTTTTCGAAGAGTATTTTGGCCTGAAGAAAGACCCGGCGGCCAGCCTCCCTAAGGAAGTGCCGCCAGCATCGGTGACTGGTGATGAAGTGCCGCCGACTGGTGGTTCGCCTGAGCAAATCCCGCCAGGTGAGGTTACCCCACCGGTTCCGCCGGAAGAGGGTGACGGAACTGCTCAATCCAGTCCGACTCAGCCCGGACAAACTAATGCTCCAACAAGCGGTGGTTTACCGCCAGCCGCTCCGTTGCCTTCTGTACCGCCAGTTAACAGGGAACGGGCACCGTAA
- the mreD gene encoding rod shape-determining protein MreD, whose translation MCWKPILPTNVAEDGVYRLLYFRLFFLVFCSILLQSTVFEVIEIGGVKPDLVLIWVILMSLLRGSRWGAVFGALSGILLDILAGRHVGLNALALFLTGLVAGQLEGKVFKENYLVPIGAVFVGTIFHALLMALLGWMAGLHLFVAGWLRSLILYSAVYNTVLVPFVYGKFYRFCANGMFRAKQ comes from the coding sequence ATGTGTTGGAAACCAATATTGCCAACAAATGTCGCCGAAGATGGGGTGTACCGATTGCTTTATTTCAGGTTATTTTTCCTGGTGTTTTGCAGCATACTTCTCCAATCGACTGTTTTTGAAGTGATTGAAATTGGTGGAGTCAAGCCTGATTTAGTTTTAATCTGGGTTATCCTGATGAGCTTGCTCCGGGGTTCGCGTTGGGGAGCGGTTTTTGGGGCCCTTTCGGGAATACTGCTGGATATCCTGGCTGGTCGACACGTGGGGCTCAACGCATTGGCGCTGTTCTTAACCGGGCTGGTGGCTGGTCAACTGGAGGGGAAGGTCTTTAAAGAGAATTATCTGGTACCGATAGGCGCGGTGTTCGTTGGTACCATTTTTCATGCCCTGTTGATGGCTTTGCTCGGTTGGATGGCCGGATTACATCTGTTTGTGGCTGGCTGGCTGCGCAGTCTCATCCTTTACTCAGCGGTTTACAATACGGTTCTGGTTCCCTTTGTGTACGGAAAATTCTATCGGTTCTGCGCGAACGGGATGTTCAGAGCGAAGCAGTAA
- the mreC gene encoding rod shape-determining protein MreC: MKNLSRAHWSKAVVIIVLIVGGLLAMMRYTAVDRPGVAALSNFVRGAFTPLQGGVSAVIRGVNNLTGIFISKEKLKQQNDALIAENNQLRLENNRLREEQQELKRLRDLLGFKESNAAQYELLAARVIARSPSNWYSTLTINRGARDGLTKNMVVITGAGLVGRINAVSQNTAEVLLITDGEGAVGAVVLMQDTRTPGIVEGAGDGLLQIKHIAYDEPLEVGHTVITSGLSEIFPGGLPIGTVVEVGREAEPSGLLKYALVRPNVNFNHLEEVFVLKRELRSRAVP; encoded by the coding sequence GTGAAAAATTTGAGCCGGGCGCATTGGTCTAAAGCGGTAGTGATCATCGTACTGATTGTGGGTGGATTGCTGGCGATGATGAGATATACTGCCGTAGATCGGCCAGGAGTCGCCGCCTTAAGTAATTTTGTTCGAGGTGCATTTACCCCGCTGCAAGGCGGGGTTAGTGCGGTTATTCGGGGTGTTAACAACCTGACGGGAATATTTATCAGTAAAGAAAAGTTGAAACAACAAAACGATGCGCTAATCGCCGAAAATAATCAATTGCGCCTCGAGAACAACCGGTTACGTGAAGAACAACAGGAATTAAAGCGCTTACGAGATTTGCTGGGGTTTAAAGAGTCCAACGCCGCTCAGTACGAGCTTCTGGCAGCGAGAGTGATTGCCCGCAGCCCCTCCAACTGGTACAGCACCTTAACCATTAACCGGGGAGCCCGGGACGGATTGACCAAAAATATGGTCGTTATAACGGGGGCGGGATTGGTGGGGCGAATTAATGCGGTCAGCCAGAATACAGCGGAAGTCCTGCTTATCACTGATGGTGAGGGAGCCGTTGGCGCAGTTGTTCTCATGCAGGACACGCGAACCCCGGGTATTGTTGAGGGTGCCGGGGATGGGCTTTTGCAGATTAAACACATTGCTTATGATGAACCGCTGGAGGTTGGTCATACAGTCATTACTTCTGGCTTGAGCGAGATTTTTCCCGGCGGCTTGCCGATTGGGACGGTTGTGGAGGTAGGCCGAGAGGCGGAGCCGAGCGGCCTCTTGAAATATGCTCTGGTGCGGCCCAACGTCAATTTTAATCACCTGGAAGAGGTCTTTGTTCTCAAACGGGAACTGAGATCCAGAGCGGTACCATAA
- a CDS encoding rod shape-determining protein, translating to MIFAKDLGIDLGTANTLVHLRGKGIILREPSVVAIQRDTGQVLAVGEEAKEMIGRTPGNIVAIRPMKDGVIADFDVTQSMLRHFITKALKKRSFIFRPRVIVSVPSGVTAVEERAVREAALQAGAKEAYLIEEPMAAAIGAGLPVHEPTGNMIVDIGGGTTEVAVISLGGIVNSKSIRIAGDEMDEEIINHLKKYYNLLIGERTAEDIKIKIGSAVWDGQLETYEVRGRDLVTGLPKTVQITAEEIQKALAEPVGAIIEAIKICLEKTPPELAADIMDRGIVMAGGGSLLRGLDQVVAEETGMPVHIAEEPLSAVALGTGKVLENIDFLKRVLINPKKVS from the coding sequence ATGATATTTGCTAAAGATCTCGGCATAGATTTAGGTACGGCCAATACCCTGGTGCACTTACGCGGGAAAGGAATTATTCTCAGGGAACCGTCAGTAGTGGCAATTCAGCGGGATACCGGCCAGGTACTGGCAGTGGGCGAAGAAGCGAAGGAAATGATTGGGCGGACGCCAGGCAACATAGTCGCGATTAGACCGATGAAGGATGGTGTAATCGCAGACTTTGATGTTACTCAGTCCATGCTCAGACACTTTATTACCAAGGCTTTAAAAAAACGAAGTTTTATATTTCGGCCGCGGGTGATTGTCAGCGTGCCTTCAGGAGTTACAGCGGTCGAGGAAAGAGCCGTCCGGGAGGCGGCTCTGCAGGCTGGAGCGAAGGAGGCTTATTTAATCGAGGAACCGATGGCGGCGGCTATTGGCGCCGGTCTTCCCGTACATGAACCAACGGGCAATATGATCGTAGATATTGGGGGTGGGACGACGGAAGTTGCAGTTATTTCCCTGGGGGGGATCGTGAACAGCAAGTCGATCCGCATCGCCGGAGATGAAATGGATGAAGAAATCATTAATCATTTGAAAAAGTACTACAATCTTTTAATCGGTGAACGGACGGCGGAAGATATCAAGATTAAAATCGGTTCGGCTGTTTGGGATGGTCAGCTCGAAACTTACGAAGTTCGTGGTCGGGACCTGGTCACTGGCTTACCGAAGACGGTGCAGATTACAGCCGAGGAAATTCAGAAAGCCCTGGCCGAGCCGGTGGGAGCCATTATCGAGGCGATCAAGATCTGTCTGGAAAAAACCCCCCCTGAGCTCGCGGCTGATATTATGGACCGAGGCATTGTGATGGCCGGTGGTGGTTCCCTCCTGCGTGGCCTGGATCAGGTGGTCGCTGAGGAAACCGGGATGCCCGTGCATATCGCCGAGGAACCGCTCTCGGCGGTAGCCCTGGGGACCGGTAAGGTTTTGGAAAACATCGATTTTTTGAAGCGCGTGTTAATTAACCCCAAGAAAGTTAGTTAG
- the radC gene encoding DNA repair protein RadC — MEYRYTLKDLPANCRPRERLAQYGPQSLSNSELLAILLRTGTPTETVLELANQLLAQPKGLRFLAEASVEELSAYRGIGLAKATQIKAAVELGRRVASVSPEIRPVIKSPQDVSLLVMDDMRFLDREHFRTIALNSKNQVVGIDTISIGSLNSSLVHPRELFRTVISRSAAAIVLVHNHPSGDPSPSREDLEVTRRIVEVGKLLGVEVLDHIIIGDGCFISLKEKGIIS, encoded by the coding sequence ATGGAGTACCGCTATACACTGAAAGACCTGCCAGCAAACTGTCGACCGCGGGAGCGGCTGGCCCAGTATGGGCCACAATCTTTATCCAATAGTGAATTACTGGCGATTTTGTTACGGACTGGCACCCCGACCGAAACGGTCCTCGAATTAGCTAATCAACTCCTGGCCCAACCAAAAGGTTTACGCTTTCTCGCCGAGGCGAGCGTCGAGGAGCTGAGTGCGTATCGCGGAATCGGGTTGGCCAAGGCGACGCAGATTAAGGCGGCGGTTGAATTGGGACGCCGTGTCGCCTCGGTATCGCCGGAGATCCGACCTGTCATTAAATCGCCTCAGGATGTTAGCCTCCTGGTGATGGACGATATGCGCTTCCTGGATCGCGAGCATTTTCGCACGATTGCTTTAAACAGCAAGAATCAGGTGGTCGGGATTGATACAATTTCTATAGGAAGTCTTAACTCATCCCTGGTCCATCCCCGGGAACTATTTCGTACGGTGATCAGCCGCTCTGCGGCGGCGATTGTGCTTGTGCATAATCACCCCAGTGGGGACCCGTCCCCCAGCCGAGAAGACCTGGAGGTGACCAGACGCATCGTGGAGGTAGGTAAGCTTTTGGGCGTCGAGGTGCTCGACCATATCATTATTGGCGATGGTTGCTTTATTAGCCTGAAAGAGAAGGGAATTATTAGTTGA
- the maf gene encoding septum formation inhibitor Maf → MEQLGINFRIMVSEVDEQITPGQSPETLVQELARRKAEAVALGEDEGLVIAADTLVISDGHIFGKPTSPDEAVAMLQQLSGKSHTVVTGVAVVNAATGEVLTGAEKTEVYFRPLTEEEIWAYVRSGEPLDKAGAYGIQGLGSLLVSRIEGCFFNVVGLPLAKLAEMLRHFGVDLLNRPN, encoded by the coding sequence ATGGAACAATTAGGTATAAATTTTCGGATTATGGTCAGTGAAGTTGATGAGCAGATTACCCCGGGCCAGTCACCAGAAACTTTGGTCCAGGAACTGGCTCGGCGGAAAGCTGAGGCTGTTGCCCTGGGAGAAGACGAGGGCCTGGTGATTGCCGCGGATACCCTGGTTATTTCTGATGGGCATATTTTTGGTAAACCAACCTCGCCAGATGAGGCGGTGGCTATGCTTCAGCAGTTAAGCGGTAAAAGCCATACCGTGGTGACTGGTGTGGCGGTAGTTAATGCAGCGACTGGTGAAGTTCTGACCGGGGCGGAAAAAACGGAAGTATATTTTCGTCCCTTGACCGAGGAAGAAATTTGGGCTTATGTACGGTCCGGTGAACCGCTCGATAAAGCAGGCGCTTACGGGATTCAAGGCCTGGGCTCTCTACTGGTGAGCCGGATTGAAGGGTGTTTCTTTAATGTGGTTGGGTTGCCGCTAGCGAAACTGGCCGAGATGTTGCGACACTTTGGGGTGGATTTGCTTAATCGTCCGAACTAG
- a CDS encoding DUF4321 domain-containing protein has product MSYKNYKSPWVLLILFVVGGIVGTWLGETFGKLLPNWTILKQSETIGLPSVTLDLNVLKITFGFLLKLNIMTVLGFVLAFVVYRRL; this is encoded by the coding sequence ATGAGCTACAAGAATTATAAAAGTCCCTGGGTATTGTTGATACTTTTTGTTGTTGGTGGCATTGTTGGGACCTGGTTAGGTGAGACTTTTGGAAAACTCCTCCCCAACTGGACCATTCTCAAACAGAGCGAAACTATTGGTTTGCCCTCAGTGACCCTTGACCTCAACGTGTTGAAAATTACCTTCGGGTTTTTGTTGAAATTGAATATTATGACGGTTTTAGGCTTTGTGTTAGCCTTTGTAGTCTACCGTCGCCTTTAG
- a CDS encoding redox-sensing transcriptional repressor Rex, with amino-acid sequence MKTLKIPEATIIRLSVYSRFLAQVERKGIVTISSGEIAKGVGVGSAQVRKDLAYFGEFGTRGVGYNVSELYGHLMKILGLTTQWNVVIVGAGKLGSALAMYGGFLERGFKVVGIFDNDPKKIGQKLADVEIMGVDRLREVVSKQNAHIGIITVPADEAQETANELVAANVRAILNFSPRVLNVPDDVVIRHVDLSVNLEILSFYLGYQRNR; translated from the coding sequence TTGAAAACCCTGAAAATACCAGAAGCGACAATTATACGCCTTTCTGTTTATTCACGCTTTTTAGCTCAGGTTGAACGAAAAGGCATCGTGACGATATCATCAGGTGAAATTGCAAAAGGAGTGGGTGTTGGGTCAGCCCAGGTACGCAAAGATCTAGCCTACTTTGGCGAATTTGGTACCCGGGGTGTAGGATATAATGTTTCTGAACTTTATGGTCATTTGATGAAGATCCTTGGTCTGACTACCCAATGGAATGTGGTGATCGTTGGTGCCGGTAAACTTGGTTCGGCTCTGGCAATGTACGGCGGATTCCTCGAGCGTGGTTTCAAGGTGGTGGGGATCTTTGATAATGACCCCAAGAAGATTGGTCAAAAATTAGCGGACGTGGAGATCATGGGTGTAGACCGACTCCGCGAAGTGGTAAGCAAGCAGAACGCGCATATTGGCATCATCACGGTTCCAGCGGATGAAGCCCAGGAGACAGCAAATGAACTGGTAGCGGCTAATGTGCGGGCGATCTTAAACTTCTCGCCCCGGGTATTAAATGTTCCTGATGATGTGGTTATCCGCCACGTGGATCTTTCAGTTAATCTCGAAATCTTAAGTTTCTACCTTGGCTACCAAAGGAACAGGTAA
- a CDS encoding inorganic phosphate transporter: MLSGVGVILVIIIFLALLFDYINGFHDTANAIATSVSTKAMSPRTAVTMAAILNFVGALSGTEVAKAIGKGIVEPQLVTPDVLVAAMLGAIFWNIFTWLLGIPSSSSHALIGGTVGAVVAGHGFGALNLKGLTKIIESLIFSPIIGLISGFLVMTFLFWLVGRLSPAKVNHFFRKLQILSAAMMSFSHGSNDAQKSMGIITMALVSAGVLSDFRVPFWVIVSCATAMALGTAAGGWRIIKTMGGKIFKLEPINGFAADLNSSLVILTATHFGAPVSTTHVVSSSIMGVGTAKRMKAVRWGTAKTIVTAWVLTIPLSALVSAIIHYLTGFFF; encoded by the coding sequence ATGCTTAGCGGTGTTGGCGTGATTCTGGTCATAATAATTTTTCTCGCCCTGCTTTTTGACTACATCAACGGATTTCACGACACCGCTAACGCGATAGCTACTTCTGTTTCCACCAAGGCGATGTCACCGCGTACAGCGGTGACAATGGCAGCGATCTTAAACTTTGTGGGTGCCTTGAGCGGTACCGAAGTGGCGAAAGCAATTGGCAAAGGTATTGTGGAACCCCAACTGGTTACACCTGATGTTTTGGTGGCGGCAATGTTGGGGGCCATCTTCTGGAACATTTTTACCTGGCTGCTTGGTATTCCCAGCAGCTCTTCCCATGCCCTGATCGGCGGGACGGTCGGGGCGGTGGTAGCCGGTCACGGTTTTGGGGCTTTAAATCTTAAGGGCCTCACGAAAATTATTGAGTCTTTGATCTTTTCCCCGATTATCGGTCTGATCAGCGGTTTTCTGGTCATGACGTTCCTGTTCTGGCTGGTTGGCCGGTTGTCTCCGGCTAAGGTTAACCACTTCTTTCGGAAACTTCAGATCTTATCGGCAGCGATGATGTCTTTTTCCCACGGCTCAAATGACGCCCAGAAATCGATGGGTATCATTACCATGGCTTTGGTCAGCGCTGGCGTGCTCAGTGACTTCCGAGTTCCTTTTTGGGTTATTGTCAGTTGCGCGACCGCGATGGCTCTGGGGACTGCAGCAGGGGGCTGGCGGATTATCAAGACCATGGGGGGAAAAATCTTTAAATTGGAGCCAATTAATGGTTTCGCTGCGGACTTAAACTCATCGCTGGTGATCTTGACCGCCACCCACTTCGGCGCTCCGGTCAGTACCACCCACGTTGTGTCTTCTTCAATTATGGGTGTGGGTACGGCTAAGCGGATGAAAGCCGTCCGCTGGGGAACGGCAAAAACAATTGTAACAGCGTGGGTTTTGACTATTCCTTTAAGCGCATTGGTGTCGGCAATTATACACTATCTGACGGGGTTTTTTTTCTAA
- a CDS encoding DUF47 domain-containing protein, with product MGWNLKPKEDKFYELFRDSSEIVCSGATVLLDAMDEYERMPEKLVEINRLEDEGDSVIQTILDKLNQTFLTPFDREDIYTLARELDRILDHIHGTIEKMVLYRTGRPTSDVRELAAVLLKATEEIKQVILKLEDLKANYDQVLQRCEMIKQFENKGDHLYRLGVATLFDQVKDPIEVIKWKEVYEHLETALDHCEDVANLLKGVALKYA from the coding sequence TTGGGATGGAACTTAAAACCGAAAGAAGATAAGTTTTATGAACTTTTTCGTGATAGCTCGGAAATTGTTTGTTCAGGAGCAACGGTCTTGCTGGACGCGATGGATGAATACGAGCGCATGCCGGAAAAGCTAGTGGAGATCAATCGACTCGAAGATGAGGGGGATAGCGTCATTCAGACGATTCTGGATAAACTGAATCAGACCTTTCTTACTCCCTTTGACCGGGAGGACATTTACACTTTAGCCAGAGAGCTTGACCGTATCCTGGACCATATTCACGGTACCATTGAGAAGATGGTTCTCTATAGAACCGGGCGGCCAACGTCTGATGTTCGGGAATTGGCTGCGGTGTTGCTTAAAGCAACGGAAGAGATCAAGCAGGTTATTTTAAAACTTGAGGATCTCAAAGCGAATTACGATCAGGTCTTACAAAGGTGTGAAATGATTAAACAGTTTGAGAATAAGGGGGATCACCTCTATCGGCTGGGTGTGGCTACTCTCTTCGACCAGGTTAAAGACCCGATTGAAGTGATTAAGTGGAAAGAAGTCTACGAGCACCTGGAGACTGCCCTTGATCACTGTGAAGACGTGGCGAACTTGCTCAAAGGAGTGGCGCTGAAATATGCTTAG